Sequence from the Burkholderia sp. GAS332 genome:
AGTCGCTTCTCACTCTGGCAGCATTGGCAACGTTCGCAGGCGCAGCACAGGCACAAAGCAGCGTCACGCTCTACGGCATCGTCGACGCTGGTGTCCTCTACAGTAACAACATTGGCGGCCAAAAGCTTTACGGAACGAGCTCCGGTAACTTGCAAGGCAGTCGCTGGGGCCTGCGCGGAACAGAAGATCTGGGCGGTGGCCTGAAGGCGCGGTTCGTATTGGAGAACGGCTTCAACAATTTTTCAGGCCGCCTGGGTCAAGGTGGCGATGAATTTGGCCGTGAAGCTTTTGGCCTGTCGTCGCAGTTCGGTTCGGTCACGCTAGGTCGCCAATACGACTCAGTGGTTGAATACACGGGCGCGCTTGAGGCCGCTAGCCAGTGGGCAACGTTCTACGGCGCACACCCGGGCGACTTGGACAACTTGAGCAACACGAATTGGACGAACAATTCCATCAAGTACGTGAGTGCGAATTATGGTGGCATCAAGTTCGGCGGGTTGTACAGTCTGGGCGGCGTCGCCGGCCAGTACAATCACAACCAGATCTGGTCGGGTGGTGTGGGCTATGCAAAAGGTCTGTTGACGTTGGGCGCCGCTTACTTAAACGTCAAAAACCCGAACTTTTCGTTCTTCGGTGACGACCCGAGGTCATCGACGACTGGCAGCAACATGACGGGCTCGCAAGTGTACTCAGGTTTTGCTTCGGCCAAGACGCAGCAAGTGATTTCGGCGGGCGGAGCATATACGTTCGGCCACGTAACCGTCGGAGGCACGTACAGCAATACGCAATTCAAGGGTCTCGGGCAAACGGCAGTAACCGGACAGCCGGATGGCTCGGCGACGTTCGGCAACGCCAAGTTCCACAACGCCGAACTCAACTTCAAGTATCAGTTGACCCCGGCATTGCTGCTCGGCGCCGCGTATGACTACACGAAGGCCTATAGCGTCGCAAACGAAAAGATCCATCAAGGTATGCTCGGAGTGGACTACTTTTTGTCAAAGCGAACTGACCTGTATGCCGATGGCATCTATCAGCACGCGTCGGGAACGAATTCGGTCGGTGGCACGGCTACCGCGCAGATCAACGGCCTTACCGCTTCAAGCACGTCGAATCAATTCGCAGCGATCGTCGGTATTCGTCACAAGTTTTAACGGAAGCGACGAGAGTTGGTCTTCGCTCTCGGATTAGCCTTCGTATCCGGCTTTCATCTCCCTGTGCGCCAGAAGGACAGGGCGCAGTCTGTGAACGTCCGTTTTCGTAAAAGCCGAGTGTCTCAAACGGGGGCGCGTAAATGACCAGCATGTTCAATCCGACTGTCGGCTCTTCGGCAACGAGCGTCAACAGGAGACACTCGCGCCTGCCGCCCCAGGCAGACCTTGCCACCGCCCGCAGCATCGGGACAACATGGCCAACGACAGCTCCGAAACCGCCTTCGACCCCATCCCGCCCCAAGTTCGCTTCAGCATCCCACGGCAAGGCTGACAGTGACCTCCCTTCAATCTCCATAGCCGCCCACGGTTCCGGCCGCGTCGGTCCACTCCGCGGCTTCCTCCCTCGAGGCTTGTCCAACGCCTGCCCGCACGCGTCGTCGTGCGCTCACGCGGCAGCAGACAAGGGCAGGCGTCGAACAACGCTTAACGGGTAGTGACCGTTGGTGTCTAGCGCAGACTGACACTCCTTCACTTGGAAGGAGCGGGTCAGGGAAACCGCCAAAGTCATCTACCCGGCGTAGCGTGCCGTGGAACAAGGGCACGCTCACAGGGCAGAAACCACCGCTTAAGCTGCCGGAAATCTGGGCGATCCGTGTTCTGCGCCAACTAGTTTGATCGGCGACGATGAAAGTCGCATCGGCGGCCGGACGGATCGCACCCTACAATCACCTCCATGTCCGCTGGATGCACCCGGCCCAGGCTCGAAAGCGCGCGCGCGTACTCTGCCGCAAGACCGCCACCCGTGCACGAATCGGACAATCACCCCGTGCACTCGGTCCGCATTCGCTGCGCGTTAAGAGACGCTCATGAGCAACCCATCTTCCAGCCCTGCATCCGGGCAATTAGACCGTGTCTCAGCGTGGAGCCTGATCAGACCGTACTGGGTCTCCGAGGAGCGCAGAACCGCATGGGGCCTGCTGATCACGATCATCGTCATGGACCTGCTCGTGGTCGGCATCAACGCCCGCTTGAACACGTGGAACCGCGATTTCTACAACGCGCTGGAAGGCAAGAACGTGCGCGATTTCCCGCAGCTGATGCTGTTGTTCACCGCGCTCGCGTTCGCGTTCGTCGCGCTTTCCGTCTTTAACCGCTATCTGCGCCAGATGCTTGGCTTCCGATGGCGCCAGTGGCTGACCACGCGCTATGTGCAGGAATGGCTGGGCGACGGCACCTTCTACCGCATCGAGCGCGACCGCCTCACCGACAACCCTGACCAGCGGATCGCCGTCGACCTCGAGTCATTCGCTAACACCACACTTTCGCTCACACTCGACCTGCTCTCGACGCTCGAAACACTCGTCTGGTTCTCAACCGTCCTATGGAGCACGGCGGGCGCGCTGGCCGTCGTGATTGGCGGCACGCCCGTCCAGATTCCTGGCTACATGCTCTGGGCCGCCATCGCCTATGCGATTGCCGGCTCAATCCTGACCAACAAGGTCGGTCACCCGCTTGTGTCGATCAACTACCAG
This genomic interval carries:
- a CDS encoding Outer membrane protein (porin), with protein sequence MTLRVNHDREPRSADLMKKSLLTLAALATFAGAAQAQSSVTLYGIVDAGVLYSNNIGGQKLYGTSSGNLQGSRWGLRGTEDLGGGLKARFVLENGFNNFSGRLGQGGDEFGREAFGLSSQFGSVTLGRQYDSVVEYTGALEAASQWATFYGAHPGDLDNLSNTNWTNNSIKYVSANYGGIKFGGLYSLGGVAGQYNHNQIWSGGVGYAKGLLTLGAAYLNVKNPNFSFFGDDPRSSTTGSNMTGSQVYSGFASAKTQQVISAGGAYTFGHVTVGGTYSNTQFKGLGQTAVTGQPDGSATFGNAKFHNAELNFKYQLTPALLLGAAYDYTKAYSVANEKIHQGMLGVDYFLSKRTDLYADGIYQHASGTNSVGGTATAQINGLTASSTSNQFAAIVGIRHKF